From Rubripirellula reticaptiva, the proteins below share one genomic window:
- a CDS encoding DUF1501 domain-containing protein: MIFPSDNLRRRDTVIQATRRRWFLQQCGIGLGSIALTSLLAPPSANAAPASALNPMAPKTPHFPAKIKNVIVLFMGGGPSQFELFDHKPMLAKLDGTLPPKELLDGYRAAFINPNSKLLGPKFKFAKHGQSSAEISELLPHTSSIVDDLCIVRSMKTDAFNHAPAQLMMSTGSQQFGRPSMGSWLTYGLGSESKDLPAFVVFNSGKKGPSAGAGNWNSGFLPTLHSGVEFRSSGDPVLYLSNPPGISPTTQRRTLDTVNDLNRHRLDVVGDPEIATRVNSYEMAFRMQTSAPEAMAIGNEPEHILKMYGAKPGEMSFANNCLLARRLVQRGVRFVQLFHESWDQHGGLTSAIRQNCIDTDQGCAALVKDLKQHGLLDETLVIWGGEFGRTPMVQGGNDGRDHHPNSFSMWMAGGGLKAGTVYGSTDELGFNVAENAVHVHDLHATILHLLGFDHKRLTYRFQGRDYRLTDVHGELVDGILA; encoded by the coding sequence ATGATTTTTCCTAGCGACAATTTGCGACGACGCGACACGGTGATCCAAGCTACTCGTCGGCGATGGTTCCTACAGCAGTGCGGCATCGGGCTGGGCAGCATCGCACTGACGAGCCTCCTTGCACCGCCCTCTGCGAACGCGGCGCCCGCCAGTGCCCTGAATCCGATGGCGCCAAAGACGCCTCACTTCCCAGCCAAGATCAAGAACGTGATTGTCTTGTTCATGGGCGGCGGGCCAAGTCAGTTCGAACTGTTTGATCACAAACCGATGCTTGCGAAGTTGGATGGCACATTACCGCCCAAAGAGCTGCTTGACGGTTACCGAGCCGCATTCATCAATCCCAATTCGAAACTGTTGGGACCAAAGTTCAAGTTTGCTAAGCATGGGCAAAGCAGTGCGGAAATCAGCGAACTGCTTCCCCACACTTCGTCGATCGTCGACGACCTGTGCATCGTGCGATCGATGAAGACGGACGCTTTCAATCACGCGCCCGCTCAGTTGATGATGAGCACAGGATCGCAGCAATTTGGCCGACCCAGCATGGGCTCTTGGTTGACCTATGGACTGGGCAGCGAATCCAAGGACTTGCCCGCATTTGTCGTCTTCAACAGCGGCAAGAAAGGCCCCAGCGCTGGTGCAGGGAATTGGAACTCGGGTTTCTTGCCGACGCTGCATTCAGGAGTCGAATTTCGCAGCAGCGGGGATCCGGTGCTGTACCTGTCCAATCCGCCGGGCATTTCACCAACAACCCAGCGGCGGACGCTTGATACCGTCAATGATCTGAATCGCCATCGACTCGATGTCGTCGGCGACCCTGAAATCGCCACACGCGTCAATTCTTACGAGATGGCGTTTCGCATGCAAACCAGTGCACCGGAGGCGATGGCGATTGGCAACGAACCTGAGCACATCCTGAAAATGTACGGTGCCAAGCCCGGTGAAATGTCCTTTGCCAACAATTGCCTGCTTGCCCGGCGGTTGGTCCAGCGAGGTGTCCGGTTTGTGCAATTATTCCACGAATCGTGGGACCAGCACGGTGGACTAACTTCGGCAATCAGACAAAACTGTATCGACACCGATCAAGGATGTGCGGCGCTGGTGAAAGACTTAAAACAGCATGGCTTGCTGGACGAAACTCTGGTCATCTGGGGTGGCGAGTTCGGACGCACGCCGATGGTCCAAGGCGGTAATGATGGCCGCGACCACCACCCAAATTCGTTCTCGATGTGGATGGCGGGCGGTGGTTTAAAGGCCGGCACCGTTTACGGGTCAACGGACGAACTGGGTTTCAATGTGGCGGAAAACGCCGTCCATGTTCACGATCTGCATGCCACCATCTTGCACCTGTTAGGATTTGACCACAAACGATTGACGTATCGGTTTCAAGGGCGAGACTACCGACTGACTGACGTTCACGGAGAACTCGTCGACGGTATTTTAGCGTGA
- a CDS encoding serine/threonine protein kinase produces MRGIIRTIEGALASRLVGSALNTAPIVTPSSGGPTSVEMNTRTISATHFPLIKFLRRVGPWIGGLSSLALLLAVGLVGWALNQSMQQLVRDSLETTLLAHVRSLEHWLAERIRESDRIANNVDIQNRSVKLITASEEQFKWTAADASAKPSVPSIDSLLNPNQTVGWAILDTNDQVIDSSFAALIGKRLPIPDPVRRQALSGKSTVSEPFAFPIAIAGNDDPDGKPITDAPIIAAVSPLHSDETVVGMITVLIDPAGPLSNIFAATRSEVGGETYAVDRNGRMISRSRYEKQLRKVGVLPPDPRVTSSMQVSVRDPGYRLLDGDKISQSVDEWPLTEMANQLTRGGSGENVSGYRDYRGVKVVGAWAWLPEYQFGVATEFDFEQAYAPMKLLRRLMIGLLLISAIVGATTILLALMVRRMVKRLAATQQNQRRIGQYELGESLGRGGMGAVFRATHDLLGRTVAIKVLERDSQNSVSIARFEREAKMTAGLRHPSTISLYDFGRTDQGELFYVMEYVDGITLQRLVDRYGRQPPARVIHLLLQICGSLSEAHWKGIIHRDIKPANLMLSTQPGMHDLLKVLDFGLVKDIVQGPTDLSLTTSEGITGTPMYMPPETVRDASMSDHRSDIYAVGGVGYTLLTGKPMFEGDASVEICMKQLKEDPLRPADRLASHGIHERLPDDLQNILMACLRKDPTQRPASIDDLAAALRHCDDATGWDDVAAMHWWTLALKDGVIDDTTSFDDADRDSEITWAGEGDASATAH; encoded by the coding sequence ATGAGAGGCATTATCCGAACGATTGAAGGTGCGCTGGCGAGTCGCTTGGTCGGCTCGGCGCTGAACACTGCGCCGATCGTCACTCCGTCCTCGGGCGGTCCAACGTCGGTCGAAATGAACACTCGGACAATTTCGGCTACACATTTTCCGCTTATCAAGTTTCTCAGGCGCGTCGGACCTTGGATTGGTGGCTTATCGTCGCTGGCTTTGCTGCTGGCGGTCGGACTGGTCGGCTGGGCACTGAACCAGTCGATGCAACAGTTGGTTCGTGATTCCCTTGAAACAACACTTTTGGCACACGTTCGTTCGCTCGAGCACTGGTTGGCCGAACGGATCCGGGAATCCGACCGAATCGCCAACAACGTTGATATCCAGAATCGCTCTGTCAAGTTGATCACGGCTTCCGAAGAGCAATTCAAGTGGACGGCTGCCGATGCAAGTGCCAAGCCGTCGGTGCCGTCGATCGATTCGTTACTCAACCCGAACCAAACGGTCGGCTGGGCAATTCTGGACACCAACGACCAGGTCATCGACAGCTCGTTTGCAGCATTGATCGGCAAGCGATTACCCATTCCCGATCCAGTTCGGCGACAGGCCCTGTCGGGAAAATCCACCGTTTCAGAACCTTTTGCGTTTCCAATCGCGATCGCTGGTAATGACGACCCGGACGGAAAGCCGATCACTGACGCTCCCATCATCGCCGCAGTGTCACCGTTGCATTCGGACGAGACAGTTGTCGGTATGATCACCGTACTGATTGATCCGGCGGGGCCGCTGAGCAATATCTTTGCAGCAACTCGATCCGAAGTGGGCGGCGAAACCTATGCGGTTGATCGCAACGGCCGAATGATCTCTCGCAGCCGTTACGAAAAACAGCTTCGCAAAGTCGGCGTGCTTCCGCCGGATCCGCGAGTGACCAGTTCGATGCAGGTTTCTGTTCGTGACCCTGGGTACCGTTTGCTTGATGGTGACAAAATCAGCCAATCGGTCGACGAGTGGCCGCTAACCGAGATGGCGAATCAATTGACTCGCGGTGGCAGCGGTGAAAACGTATCGGGCTATCGAGACTATCGCGGCGTGAAAGTCGTCGGAGCCTGGGCGTGGCTGCCGGAATACCAGTTTGGTGTTGCCACCGAATTCGATTTCGAACAAGCCTATGCGCCGATGAAACTGTTGCGACGTTTGATGATCGGATTGCTGCTGATCTCGGCAATCGTGGGTGCGACCACAATCCTGTTGGCGCTGATGGTGCGCCGAATGGTCAAACGATTGGCCGCAACTCAGCAAAACCAGCGACGCATCGGGCAGTATGAACTTGGTGAATCGCTTGGACGCGGAGGGATGGGAGCCGTCTTTCGCGCGACCCATGATTTACTGGGCCGAACCGTTGCAATCAAAGTACTCGAGCGAGACTCGCAAAACTCGGTTTCGATTGCAAGGTTCGAACGTGAAGCAAAGATGACTGCGGGCCTGCGACATCCCAGCACAATCAGCTTGTACGATTTTGGCCGCACCGACCAAGGCGAACTGTTTTACGTGATGGAGTACGTCGACGGCATCACACTGCAGCGGTTAGTTGATCGCTATGGTCGCCAACCACCGGCACGAGTGATCCATCTGTTGCTACAGATCTGTGGTTCGCTGTCGGAAGCTCATTGGAAAGGCATCATTCACCGCGACATCAAACCGGCCAACCTGATGTTGTCAACTCAACCGGGCATGCACGACCTGTTGAAAGTGCTGGACTTTGGCTTGGTCAAGGATATTGTCCAGGGGCCAACCGATTTGTCGTTAACGACGTCCGAAGGGATCACCGGCACACCGATGTACATGCCGCCCGAAACTGTTCGTGACGCCAGCATGTCGGATCACCGCAGCGACATCTATGCCGTCGGCGGTGTTGGTTACACGCTATTGACAGGCAAGCCAATGTTCGAAGGCGATGCATCGGTCGAAATTTGCATGAAACAACTCAAAGAAGACCCGCTGCGACCAGCCGATCGATTGGCCTCGCACGGAATTCACGAGCGATTGCCAGACGATTTGCAGAATATTCTAATGGCCTGTTTACGGAAGGATCCGACCCAGCGTCCGGCCTCGATCGACGATTTAGCCGCGGCCCTTCGCCACTGTGATGACGCGACCGGGTGGGACGACGTCGCGGCGATGCATTGGTGGACCCTTGCCTTGAAGGACGGTGTGATCGACGATACCACCTCATTCGATGACGCAGACCGCGACAGCGAAATTACATGGGCGGGCGAGGGAGACGCGAGCGCGACGGCGCACTGA